A window of Cohnella herbarum contains these coding sequences:
- a CDS encoding carbohydrate ABC transporter permease: protein MKRLKYPLYFSFPAIAVFLLFFITPTIIGVYYSFTDWNINADAIKFIGLDNYVELFKEPRLKQAFINTIIFAAAVTVLQNVTGIALALILNEKLKSRNLLRMIFFMPYVIAPLVIGYIFRAIYHPGHGIVNQFLDLIGLDFMMQDWLNDPKYALFTIIITDIWRVAGFSMVVYLAGLQFIPKDLIESSSIDGANYWSRFRHIVFPLLAPAFTVNVLLAMIGSMKVFEIVMVLTEGGPGYTTEVFYTLIRTTFSSGEMGYATAVNMLLFAFVSLVGVPVLMMMKKREVEM from the coding sequence ATGAAGAGGTTGAAGTATCCGCTTTATTTTTCATTTCCGGCAATAGCCGTATTCCTACTGTTCTTCATTACTCCGACGATTATCGGGGTATATTATAGCTTTACGGATTGGAACATTAACGCTGACGCGATCAAGTTTATCGGTTTGGACAATTACGTGGAATTATTCAAGGAACCGCGCCTTAAGCAAGCCTTTATTAATACGATTATTTTCGCTGCCGCGGTAACCGTGCTTCAGAACGTAACGGGGATTGCGCTGGCGTTGATTCTGAATGAAAAGCTGAAATCCCGTAACCTGTTGCGAATGATCTTCTTCATGCCCTATGTCATCGCTCCTCTTGTCATCGGGTATATTTTTCGCGCCATTTATCATCCTGGACACGGAATCGTCAATCAGTTCCTCGATCTGATTGGACTTGATTTCATGATGCAGGATTGGCTGAACGATCCGAAATACGCGTTGTTTACGATCATCATTACGGACATTTGGCGCGTCGCCGGATTTTCGATGGTCGTCTATTTAGCGGGCTTGCAGTTTATTCCGAAAGATTTGATCGAGAGCTCTTCCATAGACGGGGCGAATTACTGGAGTCGCTTTAGGCACATCGTGTTTCCGTTGCTGGCTCCGGCGTTTACGGTAAACGTACTGCTTGCGATGATCGGATCGATGAAAGTATTCGAGATCGTCATGGTACTGACCGAGGGCGGGCCTGGCTATACGACCGAAGTGTTCTATACCTTGATTCGTACGACATTCAGCTCGGGCGAGATGGGCTACGCAACCGCGGTAAACATGCTGCTATTCGCCTTCGTGTCGCTTGTAGGCGTCCCGGTATTGATGATGATGAAGAAAAGGGAGGTCGAGATGTGA
- a CDS encoding carbohydrate ABC transporter permease — MTRRSSLIALEIVAIALALLILIPFFMILVNSFKGIRESALFGLSLPTTWEFGNYKDVFKQDNIIRGFKNSFLISGLTVVCVNLFAAMSAFIIQRRGGKFLNGVYLAFIMGLIVPVSIIPTIKLMNDLHIKGTYFSIIMYYSAVLLPFAVFLLVGFMKSIPRELDEAALLEGCGYFRLFFRIILPLISTVLVTVSIVVIVSVWNDFFGPFYLVTDSTKWTIVLQVFNFVTLYSTNWGVVFAFMIVVITPVLVIYLFLQRYIIDGLTAGSMKG, encoded by the coding sequence ATGACGAGACGAAGTTCATTAATCGCACTAGAGATTGTAGCCATCGCGCTTGCTCTCCTTATTCTGATTCCGTTCTTTATGATCTTGGTGAACTCCTTCAAGGGAATCCGGGAATCGGCTCTTTTCGGCCTTTCCTTGCCAACGACATGGGAATTCGGCAACTACAAGGACGTCTTTAAGCAAGACAATATCATACGCGGATTTAAGAACAGCTTCTTGATCTCCGGCTTAACAGTCGTATGCGTGAACTTGTTCGCGGCAATGTCGGCGTTTATTATACAACGTCGCGGCGGCAAATTTCTCAACGGCGTCTATCTTGCCTTCATTATGGGATTGATCGTTCCGGTGTCCATTATTCCAACGATCAAATTGATGAACGATTTGCATATCAAAGGAACCTATTTCAGCATCATTATGTATTATTCAGCCGTTTTGCTTCCTTTCGCGGTATTTTTGCTCGTCGGGTTCATGAAATCGATCCCGCGAGAGTTGGATGAGGCGGCGTTGCTGGAAGGCTGCGGTTATTTCCGGTTGTTCTTCCGAATCATTCTGCCGCTTATCAGCACGGTGCTCGTCACGGTGTCCATCGTCGTCATCGTATCGGTATGGAACGATTTCTTTGGGCCGTTTTATCTGGTTACCGACAGTACGAAGTGGACGATCGTTCTGCAAGTATTCAATTTCGTTACGCTCTATAGTACGAACTGGGGTGTTGTGTTCGCCTTCATGATCGTGGTTATTACTCCCGTGCTTGTCATTTACTTATTTTTGCAACGCTACATCATCGATGGGCTGACCGCCGGTTCTATGAAAGGTTAA
- a CDS encoding response regulator has translation MRQVIIVDDERWIRRGLIGAIPWDEMGLELVGEAGDGQDAYDMAIERKPDLLFLDMRMPGLDGKQLLGMLRRDLPDLLTIVVSGYSDFEYTKEAIRFGAFDYLLKPVKKEELTSVLEKACFKLEERDAIHRGQQNGQGENWLWNALFYSEQPNQSGHDAGIKPPRGWLDNPFVLLVALPDRYCDRYETQQRVAWLQKKLMADKGFYFNGSWEFVITTGLGGTGEIVMTVAGGPGVLNPKDMLPFISVLQNQLKQLGNVSYSVGVNLKVESVATIQLAYKQAKQLLSGKKLGESGAVLYRTSNSEQRSYQHQYPQLKEDVLLLTLQTGNEDATNAEFNRFYEAISDDGMTVDHLQRCSSMLIHSIERLLQAAHSSLEEVSGKGSLSYTELIQVRNDAVSIREIFDCCLIPAVIKYYSNPRANQGEQIVKEIQKLIEVQYAQALSLQNIAESRFLNPDYLSRLFKKTTGRNFVDYLTDYRIAKSIEYLKYTNHKNYEIASKVGYEDYRYFSQIFKKKTGMTIGQFRSTHAQNLEKT, from the coding sequence ATGAGGCAAGTCATTATCGTCGACGATGAACGCTGGATTCGACGCGGCCTGATTGGAGCCATCCCTTGGGACGAGATGGGACTTGAGTTGGTCGGAGAGGCTGGAGACGGACAAGATGCTTACGATATGGCGATCGAAAGAAAACCTGATTTGCTGTTTCTGGACATGCGCATGCCTGGCTTGGACGGCAAACAATTACTCGGCATGCTCAGGAGGGATTTGCCGGATTTGCTTACGATCGTTGTCAGCGGATACTCCGATTTCGAATATACGAAGGAAGCGATCCGTTTCGGAGCCTTCGATTATTTGCTTAAGCCGGTCAAGAAGGAAGAGTTGACCTCGGTGCTTGAGAAGGCTTGCTTTAAGCTGGAAGAACGTGATGCCATCCATCGTGGACAGCAGAATGGACAAGGAGAGAACTGGCTTTGGAACGCGCTGTTTTATTCTGAACAGCCGAATCAATCGGGGCATGACGCCGGCATTAAACCTCCAAGAGGTTGGTTGGACAACCCATTCGTGCTGTTAGTTGCCTTGCCGGATCGGTACTGCGATCGATATGAGACGCAGCAGCGCGTGGCATGGCTGCAAAAGAAGCTTATGGCGGACAAAGGTTTTTATTTTAACGGATCTTGGGAGTTTGTTATCACGACAGGACTAGGAGGAACCGGGGAAATCGTCATGACTGTTGCAGGCGGTCCAGGAGTATTGAATCCTAAGGATATGCTTCCGTTTATCTCCGTTTTACAAAATCAATTGAAGCAGCTCGGAAATGTCAGCTACAGTGTTGGCGTTAACTTGAAGGTGGAGAGTGTAGCGACGATTCAACTGGCTTATAAGCAGGCTAAGCAACTGCTTTCAGGCAAGAAGTTGGGTGAATCGGGCGCTGTTCTTTATCGGACATCGAATTCGGAACAGAGAAGCTACCAGCACCAATATCCGCAGCTCAAAGAAGACGTATTGCTGCTTACGCTGCAGACCGGCAATGAAGACGCGACGAATGCGGAGTTTAATCGTTTCTACGAGGCAATCTCCGATGACGGAATGACCGTCGATCATTTGCAGCGCTGCTCCTCTATGCTCATCCATTCCATCGAACGGCTGCTTCAGGCTGCTCATTCGAGCTTGGAGGAGGTTAGCGGCAAGGGTTCGCTCAGCTATACAGAGCTCATACAAGTCCGCAATGATGCGGTTTCGATTCGAGAAATATTCGATTGCTGCTTGATCCCTGCCGTAATTAAGTACTACAGCAACCCCCGAGCTAACCAAGGGGAACAAATCGTTAAAGAAATACAAAAGTTGATCGAAGTTCAATATGCGCAGGCGCTTTCCTTGCAGAACATCGCAGAAAGCAGGTTTCTGAATCCGGACTACTTGAGCCGGCTGTTCAAGAAGACGACGGGACGCAACTTCGTCGATTACTTAACCGATTATCGAATAGCCAAGTCTATCGAGTATTTGAAATACACGAATCACAAAAACTATGAAATCGCCAGTAAAGTCGGATACGAGGATTACCGTTATTTTAGCCAGATTTTCAAGAAGAAAACGGGCATGACGATCGGACAATTTCGTAGCACCCATGCGCAAAACTTAGAGAAAACTTAA
- a CDS encoding aspartate/glutamate racemase family protein — MRTVVAVYTGQGLADPLKAVFKEVMPDVRLVNIIDDSLIGDVVKAGHIPPGVARRLVQYYHNGEELGADVILNTCSSVGEVADSAGPMIGVPIVKIDQSMAAKAAAEYGRIAVLATLPSTLDPTLRLIQKEAGLLGKQVSLVKGLAEGAFDALVGGKPEEHDRILLETAKRVCEQADVLVLAQGSMARMENALREATGKPVLSSPRLGVEQVKAVLERLDAEQAGSSNA; from the coding sequence ATGAGAACGGTAGTGGCTGTCTATACCGGCCAAGGGTTGGCCGATCCGCTTAAAGCGGTATTCAAGGAAGTGATGCCGGACGTTCGTCTGGTTAATATCATCGACGACAGCCTAATCGGAGATGTTGTGAAAGCGGGACATATTCCGCCAGGCGTCGCTAGGAGACTTGTGCAATATTATCATAACGGAGAAGAGCTTGGCGCGGACGTGATTCTGAACACTTGCTCATCCGTAGGTGAAGTCGCGGATAGCGCCGGTCCGATGATCGGGGTACCCATCGTCAAAATCGATCAATCGATGGCGGCGAAAGCTGCTGCAGAGTATGGTCGGATCGCTGTTCTGGCTACGCTGCCTTCCACTCTTGATCCGACATTGCGCTTGATTCAAAAGGAAGCGGGCTTGCTCGGCAAACAAGTTTCATTAGTTAAAGGGCTGGCGGAGGGTGCATTCGATGCCTTGGTCGGTGGAAAGCCAGAGGAGCATGACCGAATATTGCTGGAAACGGCCAAACGGGTTTGCGAGCAAGCAGACGTACTCGTGCTAGCGCAAGGATCGATGGCACGCATGGAAAATGCGCTTCGCGAAGCGACGGGTAAACCGGTATTATCCAGTCCTCGGCTTGGCGTTGAGCAAGTGAAGGCTGTGCTGGAGCGGCTCGATGCGGAGCAGGCAGGAAGCAGTAACGCATAG
- a CDS encoding ribulose-bisphosphate carboxylase large subunit family protein, with product MVQDRVKVVYLVETPYSLRRAAEVIAGEQSTGTFTAVPGETDELKGKHGARVENIVELETVDEPSLPGSKTPPGHDGLYRRGLVTVSFPLHNFGPSIPNLMSAIAGNLYELQELSGLRLVDLELPDAFAARYPGPKFGIEGTRRLTGVSDRPILGTIVKPSIGLAMEDLQRIIMDVSEAGLDFIKDDELNANPPYAPLDLKVKSVMEAIERAADATGKKIMYAFNITGDIEEMKRNHDLVVKAGGNCVMVSIMSIGLAGLAHLNGYSEVPIHGHRNQWGMLTRSPLLGFEFSAYQKLCRLAGADHLHVNGLNSKFYESNDSVVRSIQACVTPMHGGYATMPVVSSAQWAGTAPATYAATSTVDVMHLAGGGILAHPDGAAAGFESMKLGWEAAVKGIPLEEYAESYPALKRAIEKYGKG from the coding sequence TTGGTTCAGGATAGAGTTAAAGTCGTCTATCTCGTCGAGACACCTTATTCTCTGCGCAGAGCAGCGGAGGTGATCGCCGGAGAACAGTCTACTGGAACGTTCACGGCTGTTCCCGGAGAGACGGACGAGCTGAAGGGTAAGCATGGCGCGCGCGTGGAGAACATTGTTGAGCTAGAGACGGTAGATGAGCCTTCGCTACCCGGCTCTAAGACCCCGCCAGGGCATGACGGTTTATATCGCCGTGGGCTTGTAACGGTGTCCTTTCCGCTGCATAATTTCGGTCCGTCCATCCCAAATCTGATGTCCGCCATAGCGGGTAATTTATATGAATTGCAAGAGTTGTCGGGATTGCGGTTAGTCGATCTGGAGCTGCCGGATGCCTTCGCGGCTCGATATCCCGGTCCGAAATTCGGTATTGAAGGAACACGCCGCTTAACCGGGGTCTCTGATCGTCCCATTCTAGGGACGATCGTGAAGCCGAGCATCGGCTTAGCGATGGAAGATTTACAACGGATTATTATGGACGTATCCGAAGCGGGACTCGATTTCATCAAGGATGACGAACTGAACGCGAATCCTCCTTATGCGCCTCTCGATCTGAAGGTGAAATCCGTGATGGAAGCCATCGAGAGGGCAGCAGACGCTACTGGCAAAAAAATAATGTACGCCTTTAATATTACCGGTGACATAGAAGAAATGAAACGCAATCATGACTTGGTCGTGAAGGCCGGCGGTAATTGCGTCATGGTCAGCATCATGAGTATCGGATTAGCCGGACTAGCCCATTTGAATGGGTACAGTGAAGTGCCGATACACGGTCATCGCAATCAGTGGGGGATGCTGACCCGCTCTCCGCTGCTTGGTTTCGAATTTTCCGCTTACCAGAAGCTTTGCCGACTGGCGGGTGCGGACCATCTGCACGTGAATGGGCTGAATAGCAAGTTCTATGAGAGCAACGACTCCGTCGTTCGATCCATTCAAGCGTGCGTAACACCGATGCATGGCGGATATGCGACAATGCCGGTCGTATCGTCGGCGCAATGGGCAGGTACAGCGCCGGCCACATATGCCGCTACAAGCACGGTTGACGTTATGCATTTGGCAGGCGGAGGCATTCTGGCTCATCCGGATGGCGCGGCTGCCGGATTTGAAAGCATGAAGCTGGGATGGGAAGCGGCGGTCAAGGGCATTCCGCTTGAGGAGTACGCTGAGTCATATCCTGCACTGAAACGAGCGATCGAGAAATACGGAAAGGGCTGA